The genomic segment GAACCACAGGGAGCCGGGGGTGCGGCAGGTCTGCGGCTGCCCCGGCTCGTACGTATCGGCGATGATCCGCAGCCTGGCCAGGTTCTCGTCCCTGGTCCAGTCGTCGTTGGCGTGGTCCAGGCTGACGGCCTGGATCAGCCGTACCCCGCGCCGTGCCTCTTCGAGCTGTTCGGGCACCATGGGCGGCGGCGCGGCGGTGCACCGCTCGTCGAGCCAGGGCGCGCGTCTGCCCGGCGGGGCGAACGGGTCGGGGCCCAGCTCCCCCACGGCGGCCGACCACTGCCGGGCGTCGGTGCGCAGATCGCGCATCTGCCAGTACCAGGCGAGCGAGAGGACGAGGACGAGCGCTTCCTGTTCGTCACGGGCGGCGACGGCGTGGCGCAGCGCGGTGCGCAGGTTCTCGTACTCCCGCTGGAACCGGTCGAGCGCGGTCCGCTGTCCGCCGCCCCGCAGCTCGGGGTCGGTGGTGCGGGCCAGCTCCCGGTAGTGGACCAGGTGCCGCCGCTCGACGGCGGCCCGCTCCCCGGCCTCTTCGAGGCGTTCGGCGGCGTACTCGCCGACGGTCTCCAGCAGCCGGTAGCGCATCTCGCCGTCGGTGAGGGGCGCGGCGATCACCAGGGACTTGTCGACGAGGGAGCCGAGCAGCGCGGCGACGTCCCGTGGGCCGACGGTGGTGGGACTCGGCCGGGGCACGGCGGCTGCCGCGGAGGCCGGGTACCCGGCGGGCGATCCGCCGGAGGGCGGCGCGGGGTGGTTCGGCGGGGCGGCCGGGGTGTCGGCGCAGACCTCTTCGGCGGCGGCGAGCGCGCAGCCGCCCGCGAAGACGGACAGCCGGCGCAGCACGGTGCGTTCGGCCTCGTCGAGGAGGTCCCAGGACCAGTCGACGACCGCGCGCAGGGTCTGCTGGCGGGGCAGTACGGTACGGCTTCCGCTGGTCAGCAGGCGGAACCTGTCGTCCAGCCGTTCCGCGATCTGCCGGGGGCCGAGCATCCGCAGCCGGGCCGCGGCCAGTTCGATGGCGAGCGGCAGGCCGTCGAGGCGGTGGCAGATCTCGGCGGACGCGGCGGCCGTGTCCGGGTCCGCGTCGATCCGGAAGCCCGGGTTGGCGGCCGCTCCCCGGTCGGCGAGCAGCCGCAGCGCCACCGGGTCGGGCAGCGGGTTGACCGGGCGGACGAACTCGCCCGGTACGCCCAGGGGTTCGCGGCTGGTGGCCAGGATGGTGAGTCCGGGGCAGTGACCGAGGAGATGGTCGACCAGCTCGGCCGCGGCGGCGATGACGTGCTCGCAGTTGTCCAGGAGCAGCAGCATCCGGCGCCGGGCGCAGTATTCGGCGAGGCGCCGGAGCGGGTCACCCGCGTGCGGTTCGGCGGCTCTCAGCTCCTCGGCCCCGGCGGCGCGCAGCACGGTCTCGCGGGCGCCGAGGGCGGTCAGTACGGCCTCGGGCACGTTCTTCGGGTCGTCGACGGGGGCGAGTTCGGCCATCCAGACGCCGTCCGGCCAGTCGGTGGCGACGGTTTCGGCGACCTCCTGCGAGAGCCGGGTCTTGCCGGCCCCGCCGGGCCCCAGCAGGGTGACCAGCCGGGCGCGGGTGAGGTCGTTCCCCAGGGTCCGGATGTCCGCCTCCCGGCCGACGAAGCTGGTGAGCCTGGCCCGCAGGTTTCCCCGGGGCGGGACGGGGGCGGCGGACGCGGGACCGGCGGACGCGAGGGCGGGGGCAGCCGGTGCGGAGGGGACGCCGGGGGCGGGGGCGGCCTGCGAGGGTGGAACGGCGGGGGCGGGGGCGGGGGCGGCCGGCGAGATCCGGGAACGCGCGCCGCCGGGCCGGGCGGCCCGCCCCGGGCTGTGCGCGGGAGCGTCGTGCGGGGCCCGGGTACCACCGGGCCGGTCGTCCGGGGGGTGCGCACCGGGGGCGGGTGTCCGCGCGTCCACCGCGTCCGGTACGGGCGCGTCCGCCACGTCCGGTACGGGCACGTCCGCCGCGTCCTTCACGGGTGCCGGACGCGGTGGCCGCGGTGTGTGCGGTGGCTGCGGTGTATGACCCTGCTCGTACGTGTCCGGGGCGGCCGTCGGCGCGTCCCGTACCGGTGTGCGTCGGGGCTCCGGCGGGGGCGTGCGCACGGGCGGGGACGCCGATGCCGGCACGGGCGTCGGTGCCGGATTCGGCGGCGCCGCCCGATCCGCTGCCGGGAGCAGCAACTCGGCGTGCAGCGAACGGAGTTCGGGTCCCGGTTCGGTGCCGAGCCGGTCGGCGAGCGTCCTGCGCACCTCGTCGTAGGCCGCCAGTGCCTGCGCCGGGCGGCCCGCGTCGCGCAGGGCTCTGAGCCGTAGCGCCTGGAGCGGTTCGTCGATCGGGTGGTCGTCGCAGAGCGCCACCAGGTCCGGCAGCGCCTTCTCCGCGTGGCCGAGCGCGAGGAGCGCGGCGAACCTGGTGCGGCGCGCGTCCAGGTGGCGGACGGCCCAGCGGGCCGCGAGGGCCGTGCGGTCGGGCAGGTCGGCGAGGGCCGGCCCGCGCCACAGGGCGAGGGCGTCGTCGAGGAGGGCCGCGGCCGTCGCCGGGTCGCCGTCGGCCAGCGCCCGCGTCCCCTCCCCCGCCAGCCGCTCGAACCGGTACAGGTCGACCGCGTCGGCCCCGGCGACCAGCCGGTAGCCGTTCTGCGCCGAGGACACCGCGGCGTGGCCCAGGGCCCGTCTGAGCCGGCCGACGAGCGCCTGGAGCGCGCCCACCGCGTCGGCGGGCGGCTCGCCGTCCCACACCTCCTCCACGAGCGACGACGAGGGGACCGTTCGGCCGGGGCGCAGCGCGAGGACGGTGAGCAGGGCGCGCAGACGCGCCCCGCCCAGGACGACGGCCGTACCGTCGTCGCGGAGTGCCTGGGTGGTGCCGAGGATGCGATAGTGCACGGGCCTATTCTCCGTGACCGGGGCCGAGGACCGAACAGGCGTACCGTGCCGCCCGGGTCCGCGTCACCACGATCGCCGTACGCGCGTCCCGCCCGGTGCCGAGAACCCGCGCGGCGCGCCCGCGGGTCCCCGTACCCCCGGAGGGCCCCGTACCCCCGAAGGCATCCGCACCCCCGAAGGCATCCGGACCCCCGACGCCACCGGTCCTTCCCGGCTTCGGCGTCTTCCCCGCCCCTTCCGCCTCCCTCTCCCCGACGTCTCCTGTGCCTCCGCGCGGTTCGGTGTCCTCTTCACGTGCGTCCAGCTGATCGGTCATGGGGACACCCTTTCCGGAACCCCGGCCCGAAGCGAGACGTTTTCGCCGTGTCGCCTGTACCGTCGGGCTCTGCGCCCGCCCGCCGCCGCGGTCCCGTACTCCGGGTCCACCACCGACGTACCAGGAGTGACCTCGATGACCAGTGCGGCCGCCCGCGACGACCGGAGGATCAGTCCGGTCTTCCTGGGGCTCCTCGCCGTCATGGCGGTCTCGGCCTGGGCTGTGTGGACGGGCTTCGCCGACGGATCGGCGTTCGCGGTGTTCCTGTTCGTGACCTCGGCGTGGGTCGTCTCGCTCTGTCTGCACGAGTACGCGCACGCCCGCACCGCCCTGCACAGCGGTGACACCTCGATCGGTGAGAAGGGCTATCTGACCC from the Streptomyces sp. AM 4-1-1 genome contains:
- a CDS encoding BTAD domain-containing putative transcriptional regulator, which produces MHYRILGTTQALRDDGTAVVLGGARLRALLTVLALRPGRTVPSSSLVEEVWDGEPPADAVGALQALVGRLRRALGHAAVSSAQNGYRLVAGADAVDLYRFERLAGEGTRALADGDPATAAALLDDALALWRGPALADLPDRTALAARWAVRHLDARRTRFAALLALGHAEKALPDLVALCDDHPIDEPLQALRLRALRDAGRPAQALAAYDEVRRTLADRLGTEPGPELRSLHAELLLPAADRAAPPNPAPTPVPASASPPVRTPPPEPRRTPVRDAPTAAPDTYEQGHTPQPPHTPRPPRPAPVKDAADVPVPDVADAPVPDAVDARTPAPGAHPPDDRPGGTRAPHDAPAHSPGRAARPGGARSRISPAAPAPAPAVPPSQAAPAPGVPSAPAAPALASAGPASAAPVPPRGNLRARLTSFVGREADIRTLGNDLTRARLVTLLGPGGAGKTRLSQEVAETVATDWPDGVWMAELAPVDDPKNVPEAVLTALGARETVLRAAGAEELRAAEPHAGDPLRRLAEYCARRRMLLLLDNCEHVIAAAAELVDHLLGHCPGLTILATSREPLGVPGEFVRPVNPLPDPVALRLLADRGAAANPGFRIDADPDTAAASAEICHRLDGLPLAIELAAARLRMLGPRQIAERLDDRFRLLTSGSRTVLPRQQTLRAVVDWSWDLLDEAERTVLRRLSVFAGGCALAAAEEVCADTPAAPPNHPAPPSGGSPAGYPASAAAAVPRPSPTTVGPRDVAALLGSLVDKSLVIAAPLTDGEMRYRLLETVGEYAAERLEEAGERAAVERRHLVHYRELARTTDPELRGGGQRTALDRFQREYENLRTALRHAVAARDEQEALVLVLSLAWYWQMRDLRTDARQWSAAVGELGPDPFAPPGRRAPWLDERCTAAPPPMVPEQLEEARRGVRLIQAVSLDHANDDWTRDENLARLRIIADTYEPGQPQTCRTPGSLWFFAVLLTGEVDELRELLDATVRACRELGYAWELAAALQTRANVMANRPEWAGEARADADESLEIFVRLGDVWGAAESLSSRGEANERRGDYDGAAADFLAAIGYAEQLGAQSQVALLRSRYAAVLTETGRGEEGERILREVIAAGPDAGHEAMPIARLFLALWLGRGGHVEEAREQLQLLRAEFTTPTLAIFEGFVVGALAWLDNLEGRYADALAGSRQALRQSRQPLSRMVAPEMSLVHLVTVAWALAGHSGEHGSTVAARLLGARDGLRPDGYVEAAAERKNRVMAEELIRSRLGSAAYDTAYAEGDGLTLDEAAALADAYED